The stretch of DNA GCCAGCCAGAATAGTAGGAGCATCATCAAGCCCATGACTGTCCCACGCAAGCGGGACATCTCTAGCGGAGCATGACATCTTTTACAGTGAAAGGTCGACCCAAGACCCCATTGAGTCCTCAGAAAAGGTACGAACTTACCGCAGTTAGGACACGCCGGTCCGATCGCCATTGCCATTCCGAATGCTGTTGTGGGTAGGTCACGATGTCACACACCACGGGCTGTGTCGAGCGCGCCGAGGTCGTCGGCGTCAGCTGGAGTAACCCATAAAATTGGCAGGTTTTGCTCATAGCGCGGCAAAGAGGCGAAAGCGCTTAAGCCGGCGTGGGCAGCGTGCGGTCAGGCGATGCCCGCGGATACCCGCGATCCTTCTGGTATTCCATCCGACCGAGCAATATTGTCGGTCGCAACTTACCCCTTTTCGGAGGGCGTCTCGAAGCATCCGCTTGTCACTTAGCTTGATATCGTGTGGGGTTTGCATGAAGAAGGTGATCAAGGTTGCGGCTGCCCTGCTGCTCCTGGCGGCAGAAGGCGATACGCAGCCGCTCGTGCAGATCGCTAAAACGGTCGCTGATGCTGACTGCGACTTTAACGAGGTGCGCGTTTCGCCTGGCGAGAACTACGTTGCTGTCTGGGATGACGTGCTCCTCTGATTGTTACCATTCAGAGGTAGAGACTGGCTCCTTTATGATGGGTGTTTGATTTGATGGCAACGTGTCTGGGGGCATGCCCCCAGACACGTTGTCCGGTGATCTCGGCGGGGGTCTTCCCGCTCAGTTTCGAGTGCGGCCTGACCGTTTTGTAATCAAGCTGCCAAGCGGCAAGCACAGATCGGGCATGGGCCAGCGATGTGAACAGCGTCTCGTTGAGGCATTCGTCGCGCATGCGGCCGTTGATGGGGTGGACGGCCTGCATTACCAGCATTTCATAGGGACGATGGCTGGTGGCAGACGAAAAAGAGTGGGAGGCTTCTGTTGCCCGGTGCCTCCCCGACCGCTGGATTCCGCTTCTGTTGCCCGGTGCGGCCCGGACCGCGCTATAGCTTTGTAACCTTATCCCCAGGGGGACTTAGTTACGCAGCAAGAGCGAGCGCCTCGTTGTCGTTGGCACTTGTGTTATGGGCCGTTGCGGTGGTCCCATTCCGGGCGAAAACAGCGCTTTTCAACACACGTCGATCCTGGTTCGGCCCCGTCAGGACCCGCGAAGCCGCGGTTTCTGGTGGAGCCGCCGGGTACTGCCCCCGGGTCCGCTGCGCCTATTGAACGCCGCAGTTTATCGCCATAGCCGGCAAGCCGGCACTGACCGATATAGGCATTCCGGCGCGGATGTGAAGCCGCCCCGGCCAGCTGGCCGGAGCCGCCCCTTCTGCGAAGGTTCAGCCCGCGCCGCCCGGCGGGGTGCCCTCTTTCTTCAGCAGGTCGCGGATCTCGCGCAGCAGCACGACATCGGCGGGATCGGCGGCGTCGACCGCGCGCTTCAGCGCCTTGTTCGCCGCCCGCACCAGCACGAAGATGATGAAGGCGAGGATGATGAAGTTGACCGCCTGGGTCAGGAACGCGCCATAGCCGAACAGCGGCACCCCCGCCTTTTTGAGCGCGGCATAGTCGGTCGATCCGGCAAGTTCGGCCGGGATCGGGCCGAGCGCGATGAAATAGCTGGAAAAATCCAGCCCGCCAAACACCGCGCCGATCGCCGGCATCAGCAGATCGTCGGTCAGCGAGCTGACGATCTTGCCGAACGCCGCACCGATGATCACCGCCACCGCGAGGTCGAGGACATTGCCCCGGTTGATGAACGCCTTGAACTCCTGAAGCATGATCCCCCTTCTCCCCAAGCTGGCCGGGCCATTTGACCGCGCGACAGTGCGATTATCGGGCAGGGCAAGGCAAGGGCGATTGCGCGGGCGTGCTGCCGCCCCTAATTCCAGTGACGTTCCATCTGGAGGACCGCATGACCCGTCGCCGTCTGTCTGCCCCGCGAATCGCCCCCGCGCTGGCCCTTGCCCTTGCCGTGCCGATGACGCTCGGCCTGTCGGCCTGCGGGATCAACAGCGTGCCCACGGCCGAGGAAAATGTGAAGGCGCGCTGGGCCGATGTGCAGGCCCAGTATCAGCGCCGCGCCGATCTGGTGCCCAATCTGGTCGCGACCGTGCGCGGTGCCGCGGCGTCGGAAGAGCGGATCCTGACCAACGTCACCGAGGCCCGCGCCAATGCCACGCGGATCAGCGTGAGCCCCGAACAGCTGTCGGACCCGGCGGCGATGAAATCGTTCAGCGAGGCGCAGGCGCGGCTGTCGGCGGCGATCCTGCCGCTCCAGCGGCTGCAGGAAGCCTATCCGCAGCTGCAGAGCCAGGGCAATTTCACGACGCTGATGGCGCAGCTCGAAGGCACGGAAAACCGCATCACGGTTGCGGTGCGCGACTATAACGAGGCGGTGCGCGACTATAACACCCGCATCCGCACCTTCCCCGAAATGATCGGCGCGAAGCTCGTCCATGGTGCCAAGCCGCTGCAGCCGTTCCAGGCGACGACGCCGAACGCCGATCAGGCGCCCAAGGTCGATTTCGAAAGCAAGTGACCGCCGCCCGCCTCCGGCCCGCCCGTCTCCGGCATCGGCCCGCCGGCCCCGGCGGGCGGGCATTGCTGTGGGCGGTGCTTGGCCTCCTGCTCCCTGCCCTGCTGACGCTGCTGGCGGGGCCGGCGGGCGCGCAGACATTTCCGGCCTTTACCGGGCTGGTCGTCGATGCGGCGAACGTCATTCCCGACGACCGCGAGGCGGCGCTCAAGGCCAGGCTCGAGGCGTTCCAGCAGAAAACCGGCCGCCAGCTGGTCGTGGCGACGCTTGCCGATCTGCAGGGCTATCCGCTCGACGATTACGGCACCCGGCTGGGCCGGGCCTGGGGCGTTGGGCTGAAGGGCGCGGACAATGGCGTGCTGCTGCTGGTCGCGCCGCGCGAGCCCAAGGGCCAGCGCGGCCCGCGCATCGAGGTCGGCTATGGCCTGGAGCCGGTGCTGACCGACGCGCTGTCGAGCATCATCATCCGCGAAACGATGATGCCGCTGCTGCGCAACGGCGGCGACGTGCCCGGCGCGCTCGACGCCGGGGCCGATGCCATCATCGCCCAGCTGTCGCTGCCCGATGAAGAAGCCAAGGCGAAGCAGGATGCGGCGATCAAGGCGTTCGACGCGAAGAACAAGCGCAGCGCGCGCAGCGGTGGCGGCTTTCCCTTCGGACTGGTGTTCTGGGTGCTGGTCGTCGCCTTTGTCGTGCTGGCCATGGGACGCGGGATGGGGCGACGTGGTGCGCTGGGCGGCAAGCGCGCCGGGCCATGGGGCGCGCAGCGCCGCTATCGCCGCAAACAGGGCGATGACGACTGGCCGATCTGGCTGTGGGTGGCGAGCGAGATCGCCGAAAGCGCCGCGCGCAGCCGTGGATCGGGCGGCTGGGCAGCGGCTCCGGCCTTGGCGGCGGCGGCGGCAGCGACGGCAGCTGGCTGGGCGGCGGCTTTACCGGCGGCGGCGGCGGATCGTTCGGCGGCGGCGGCGCTTCGGGGACTGGTGATGCTGACTGAGGCCGATCATGACCGGGTCGCGGCCGCGATCCGCGCTGCCGAGGCGAAGACCGATGGCGAGATCGCCGTGGTCGTCGCGCCCGAATCCGACAGCTATGCCGATGCGGTGCTGCACTGGGCCGTGCTGCTCGCGCTGCTGCCGCTGGCGGTCGCGGCCTCGGTACCGTCGCTGCTCGTCCACGCAGCCGGGCTGTTCCATCCCGCCTGGGGCGATGCGCCGCCGCTGACGCTGATGCTGGGGCTGCTGATGGCGGTGGCCGTGCTGTGTTTTCTGGCCGGGCGGTTCCTGTTCGCCGTGCCGCGCATCAAGCAGGCGCTTGTTCCCCATGACACCAAGGCGCGGCGCGTGCGCCGGCGGGCGATCCTGATCTTCCGGGTCGGCACCGAACGGCGGACCGCGACGCGCACCGGCGTCCTGCTTTATCTGAGCCTGTTCGAGCACCGGGCCGAGATCGTCGCCGATCGCCAGATCCAGCAGCTGATCGGCGGCGAGGAATGGGGCGAGGCCATGGCCGCGCTGCTCAAGGGGCTGAGGGCCGGCGAGCCCGGCCAGGGCATTGCCGATGCGGTGGCGGCAATCGGCGCGGTGCTTGCCCATCACATGCCGCACAGCGGCCGCGACCCCAATGAGCTGCCCGACCGGATGATCCAGCTGTGAGCACCCCGAGGCCGGGGAGACGCCCCAGACCGTCTGGGCCGGCAAATATATCGTCACCAAGACGCTTGGAAACTGGGAGTTTGTCGGCCGGGCGCGCGGCATCGGCGCGGCGGTGATCCTTGCCATCGACGCCGAGGATCATGTGCTGCTGGTCGAGCAATATCGGGTGCCGCTCGGCGCGCCGTGCCTTGAGCTGCCTGCCGGCTGGTCGGCGATGTCGTGGCCGGCGAGGATGTCGCCGCATCGGCGGCGCGCGAGCTGGAAGAGGAAACCGGCTACCGCCCCGGCCGGGTGGAGATTGTCGGCGAGTTCGCGTCCTCGCCCGGCATGGTGTCGGAAACCTTCACGCTGGTTCGCGCCCATGATCTGGTCAAGGTCGGCGCGGGCGGCGGGAGCCGGCGAAGGCATCACCGTCCACCGGGTCGCACGCGCCGCGCTGCCGGGCTTTGTCGCCGCCGCGCGGACGCGGGGCTGCCGGATCGACGTCAAGCTGCTGCTGCTGCTCGGTCCGGATATCGCCGGCTGACGCTCAGCCGCGCACCGGTCAGCGAAAGTTATCGGCATAGGCCTGAAGCTTGAGCTTGGGCTGCGGCGCGGGCACGACATGCGCGTCGATGCCGTGACGCGCGGCATAGGCGCGCGCCGCGTCCACGCTCGGAAAGCTCAGCTGCACCTGAT from Sphingomonas changnyeongensis encodes:
- the mscL gene encoding large conductance mechanosensitive channel protein MscL, producing the protein MLQEFKAFINRGNVLDLAVAVIIGAAFGKIVSSLTDDLLMPAIGAVFGGLDFSSYFIALGPIPAELAGSTDYAALKKAGVPLFGYGAFLTQAVNFIILAFIIFVLVRAANKALKRAVDAADPADVVLLREIRDLLKKEGTPPGGAG
- a CDS encoding LemA family protein, producing MTRRRLSAPRIAPALALALAVPMTLGLSACGINSVPTAEENVKARWADVQAQYQRRADLVPNLVATVRGAAASEERILTNVTEARANATRISVSPEQLSDPAAMKSFSEAQARLSAAILPLQRLQEAYPQLQSQGNFTTLMAQLEGTENRITVAVRDYNEAVRDYNTRIRTFPEMIGAKLVHGAKPLQPFQATTPNADQAPKVDFESK
- a CDS encoding TPM domain-containing protein codes for the protein MLGLLLPALLTLLAGPAGAQTFPAFTGLVVDAANVIPDDREAALKARLEAFQQKTGRQLVVATLADLQGYPLDDYGTRLGRAWGVGLKGADNGVLLLVAPREPKGQRGPRIEVGYGLEPVLTDALSSIIIRETMMPLLRNGGDVPGALDAGADAIIAQLSLPDEEAKAKQDAAIKAFDAKNKRSARSGGGFPFGLVFWVLVVAFVVLAMGRGMGRRGALGGKRAGPWGAQRRYRRKQGDDDWPIWLWVASEIAESAARSRGSGGWAAAPALAAAAAATAAGWAAALPAAAADRSAAAALRGLVMLTEADHDRVAAAIRAAEAKTDGEIAVVVAPESDSYADAVLHWAVLLALLPLAVAASVPSLLVHAAGLFHPAWGDAPPLTLMLGLLMAVAVLCFLAGRFLFAVPRIKQALVPHDTKARRVRRRAILIFRVGTERRTATRTGVLLYLSLFEHRAEIVADRQIQQLIGGEEWGEAMAALLKGLRAGEPGQGIADAVAAIGAVLAHHMPHSGRDPNELPDRMIQL